The nucleotide sequence GCAGGAGGAGAGCACGGACAACATGACTTTGTGCCCACGAGTTTTATCTTCAGTCCGTCCATTGAACCACAAGGTATGCTGAAACTTACCAGCAATTATTCATTCTGTTATATTACAGCACAATGTCCTTTCGACATGACATGGAGACTTCTACCTTACGTTATATAGATTCAGCTGCCCGCTACGAGAAGGAGCGCATTCATAAGAGAACGAAATACTTGGAAATGAGCACGGACCAGAGAGATGCCTTATTATATCGGGTTCGCGAGTACAAGAAAAGAAAGTGGACGACTTGTGCCTCATACGACCAGTACGACCATGCTGGTAAGACATCTGGATCCGTATGCCAGTCACCATGCACACCTGCCATACAAAACAACCATCTATGTATTTAACCGTCTGATTGAATTGCATAGTATGGTTTGATGGGGATCTTAAACGCATAAGCCGCTTGATATTCACATTGAGAATGCTATTATACATTTGATAACTCTGTCTACTCTCTTCGGTTGGTTTTCCTATGTCTTCCAGGAGTCAGCAACATTGACGAGGACTCTGATGTAGCCGGAATTTTCGAGCCAATGAGACCGGATGCTCAAATTGAAGGTGTGTTGTCTTCCCTCCCATAATAGTACCCACAGTTATTATATTTAGCTGATTAAATCATGGTGTTCCCATAGAAAACATGGGCACCTCCCAGGAGGGAGAGACtgtgtatgatgatgatgatgaggaggaggagagtaGCCGCTTCAGCGCACAAGGTTACTTATACCATGAGATTATAATTCATTACTGTTGTGAGTCACTATTCTTTGCGACCCCGGATTTAATTCTTGCTAGTGACTTTCCAGGTAATGACTTCGAATCGTACAGAGTGACAACTGATGGTTCGTATGCTTTTGAGACTCATGATCCTTACGACTACGTCTACCACAATATACCCACCAAGCATCATGTTTTGAAGCGAGTAAAATATTGTATCCATTGTGGAGCAATTAGGTTACAGTACGAAGGTCCAGCCTTCTGTTGCAAAAAAGGTAAGGTCAAGGTATTTATCCCAGAGGTTCCTCAAGAGCTGCAACAATTATTTTCAAGTCAGGTAGATGAGGATGCAAAGTACTTTAGGCAGCACATTCGATATTTCAACTCCCACTTCTCCTTCACAAGCCTTGGAGTTACCCTGGACAAACGGGTCAACACCGCGGCAAGAACCGGTGTATACACCTTCCGTGCTCATGGTCAGTTGTACCACCGTCTAGACCATCTTGTACCAGGTGATCACGGACCCAGGCATTTGCAGCTATAGATTTATGATATAGACGAAGCCTTAGAACATAGGGTGAAGCACTCTCC is from Triticum aestivum cultivar Chinese Spring chromosome 3A, IWGSC CS RefSeq v2.1, whole genome shotgun sequence and encodes:
- the LOC123060005 gene encoding uncharacterized protein, with product MSPKLWTEAGMLIIPQVSTSTVGITHYGLAHSSITRLGHMLVAEPKTKEDDSDDWLHRNPTYVRGARSAEHNSNVLRTGSRSAEHNSNVLQAGGEHGQHDFVPTSFIFSPSIEPQDSAARYEKERIHKRTKYLEMSTDQRDALLYRVREYKKRKWTTCASYDQYDHAGVSNIDEDSDVAGIFEPMRPDAQIEENMGTSQEGETVYDDDDEEEESSRFSAQGNDFESYRVTTDGSYAFETHDPYDYVYHNIPTKHHVLKRVKYCIHCGAIRLQYEGPAFCCKKDFRQYTSCWQDT